The following are from one region of the Sulfurimicrobium lacus genome:
- the hisI gene encoding phosphoribosyl-AMP cyclohydrolase — protein sequence MTDTWLNKVNWTHDGLVPVIAQDKDNGAVLMVAWMNREALKRTVEGGEAVYWSRSRKKLWHKGEESGHVQKVHEVRLDCDEDVILLKVEQIGGIACHTGRHNCFYQKLEGQEWVSIEPVLKDPAEIYRVAQAVVSHQDEK from the coding sequence ATGACGGATACCTGGTTGAATAAAGTTAACTGGACGCACGACGGCTTGGTGCCGGTGATTGCCCAGGACAAGGATAATGGCGCAGTGCTGATGGTGGCGTGGATGAACCGCGAGGCCTTGAAACGTACGGTGGAGGGCGGCGAAGCGGTGTACTGGTCGCGCTCGCGCAAGAAGCTGTGGCACAAGGGCGAGGAGTCCGGTCACGTGCAGAAAGTGCACGAAGTCCGGCTCGATTGCGACGAAGACGTCATTCTGCTCAAGGTCGAGCAGATCGGTGGTATCGCTTGCCACACCGGGCGCCACAACTGCTTCTACCAGAAACTGGAGGGGCAGGAGTGGGTTTCGATCGAGCCGGTGCTGAAAGACCCGGCTGAAATCTACCGTGTCGCACAGGCCGTGGTTTCCCACCAGGACGAGAAATGA
- a CDS encoding phosphoribosyl-ATP diphosphatase — protein sequence MSEILSRLAETLESRKNADPASSYVAKLYAKGLDAILKKIGEEATETVIAAKDGDKAQVLYEMADLWFHCMVLLAQQGLHPDDVLAELARREGLSGLVEKANRRDNV from the coding sequence ATGAGCGAGATTCTCAGCCGTCTGGCGGAAACGCTGGAGAGCCGGAAAAATGCCGATCCCGCCAGTTCCTACGTGGCGAAGCTGTATGCCAAGGGGCTGGACGCCATCCTGAAGAAAATCGGCGAGGAAGCGACCGAGACGGTCATTGCAGCCAAGGATGGCGACAAGGCGCAAGTGCTCTACGAAATGGCCGATTTGTGGTTTCACTGCATGGTATTGCTGGCACAGCAGGGGCTGCATCCCGACGATGTGCTGGCGGAACTGGCGCGGCGCGAAGGTTTGTCCGGGCTGGTGGAGAAGGCAAACCGTCGGGACAATGTATAG
- a CDS encoding histidine triad nucleotide-binding protein — translation MLDCIFCKIIKNQIPSSKIYEDEELLAFHDIHPIARVHFMIIPKVHLDSLDRCTVVHQSLLGKMLLLASKLAKEQGLENGFRTMINTGHGGGQEVFHLHVHVFGGDALIPRT, via the coding sequence ATGCTGGACTGCATCTTCTGTAAAATCATCAAGAATCAGATTCCGAGCAGCAAGATTTACGAGGACGAGGAACTCCTGGCTTTTCATGATATCCACCCTATAGCTCGGGTGCATTTCATGATCATTCCCAAGGTCCACCTGGATTCACTCGATCGCTGTACCGTGGTACATCAGTCGCTGCTGGGAAAAATGTTGTTGCTGGCGTCGAAGCTGGCGAAGGAACAGGGATTGGAGAATGGTTTTCGCACCATGATCAATACCGGTCATGGTGGTGGGCAGGAAGTGTTTCACCTGCATGTGCATGTTTTCGGCGGCGATGCATTAATACCGCGCACCTAA
- the tatA gene encoding Sec-independent protein translocase subunit TatA translates to MGSFSIWHWLIVLVIVLVVFGTKKLRNIGGDLGGAVKSFKEAVKEEEKPVPKVEANATGQTIEGEIKEKSKAQ, encoded by the coding sequence ATGGGCTCATTTAGCATCTGGCATTGGCTGATCGTTCTGGTGATCGTGCTGGTGGTTTTCGGTACCAAGAAACTGCGTAACATCGGCGGCGACCTGGGTGGGGCGGTGAAGAGCTTCAAGGAAGCGGTGAAGGAAGAAGAAAAACCGGTGCCCAAGGTCGAGGCAAACGCTACCGGGCAGACCATCGAAGGCGAAATCAAGGAAAAGTCTAAGGCGCAGTGA
- the tatB gene encoding Sec-independent protein translocase protein TatB — protein sequence MFGIEFSELLLIGIVALVVIGPERLPRVARTAGHLFGRVQRYVANVKADINREIHAEELQKLQQEIRTSVGALEESVAKELNQGGQALHDAKAQIHEIIEIPRKPVDQSDANLTLEENSVPVAEEPQPQLELNLDAPPEATTVPSKHS from the coding sequence ATGTTCGGTATCGAATTCTCTGAACTGCTGCTGATCGGCATCGTCGCGCTGGTCGTGATCGGACCGGAACGCCTGCCGCGCGTGGCGCGTACCGCCGGGCACTTGTTCGGGCGCGTGCAGCGCTATGTCGCCAACGTCAAGGCGGATATCAATCGCGAAATCCACGCCGAGGAACTGCAAAAATTGCAGCAAGAAATACGTACTTCGGTGGGGGCGCTCGAAGAATCCGTGGCAAAAGAATTAAACCAGGGCGGTCAGGCGCTGCATGATGCCAAGGCGCAGATTCACGAAATAATCGAGATACCCCGTAAACCGGTAGATCAAAGCGATGCGAATTTGACACTGGAGGAAAACAGCGTCCCGGTTGCCGAGGAGCCCCAGCCCCAATTGGAGTTGAATCTGGACGCGCCTCCCGAGGCCACAACCGTGCCATCTAAGCATTCCTAA
- the tatC gene encoding twin-arginine translocase subunit TatC: MNASEPSETFISHLIELRTRLVRAIIAVVLVFICLFPFAKDLYALLAHPLLAHLPKGGQMIATDVTTPFFVPMKVAMMTSFLISLPYVLYQIWSFIAPGLYAHEKRLVWPLLVASTLLFLCGMAFAYFLVFPVIFGFMSSVAPEGVAVMTDINKYLDFVLTLFMAFGVTFEVPVAVILLVKMGVVSVAKLREVRPYVIVGAFIIGAIFTPPDVVSQIMLAVPLWLLYEAGIIVASMMGRSAAEAPAQESDYRPLDEQEMERELDAIEHEQDKPGTGA, encoded by the coding sequence ATGAACGCCTCCGAGCCAAGCGAAACTTTCATCTCCCACCTGATCGAACTGCGCACCCGTCTGGTGCGCGCGATTATCGCGGTGGTGCTAGTGTTCATCTGCCTTTTTCCTTTCGCCAAGGATCTCTACGCCTTGTTGGCCCATCCTTTGCTGGCACATTTGCCAAAGGGCGGGCAGATGATCGCTACCGATGTTACGACGCCATTTTTCGTGCCGATGAAAGTCGCCATGATGACGTCCTTCCTTATTTCATTGCCCTACGTGCTTTACCAGATTTGGTCTTTCATTGCCCCTGGCCTTTACGCGCACGAGAAACGGCTAGTCTGGCCGCTGCTGGTGGCCAGTACGCTACTGTTCTTATGCGGCATGGCGTTCGCCTATTTCCTGGTGTTCCCGGTGATTTTTGGCTTCATGTCTTCAGTCGCGCCGGAGGGCGTGGCGGTGATGACCGATATCAACAAATATCTCGATTTCGTATTGACGCTATTCATGGCCTTCGGTGTTACGTTCGAAGTGCCGGTGGCGGTGATTCTGCTGGTCAAGATGGGAGTGGTGAGCGTTGCCAAGCTCAGGGAAGTCCGCCCATACGTCATTGTCGGTGCCTTCATCATCGGCGCCATTTTCACGCCGCCCGACGTGGTCTCGCAGATCATGCTGGCGGTGCCGCTGTGGCTGCTGTACGAGGCGGGGATTATCGTGGCGTCGATGATGGGGCGGTCGGCGGCAGAAGCCCCGGCGCAGGAGAGCGACTACAGGCCACTTGACGAGCAGGAGATGGAACGCGAACTGGACGCCATCGAGCACGAGCAGGACAAGCCCGGAACGGGAGCCTAA
- a CDS encoding GGDEF domain-containing protein, with protein sequence MRLHTKTLVFFSILMGSLVLVLGAISLYSFQRFSLYTAERHARSVADSVKVGLTESMVNGTIGKRPQFLDRLATVPGVESVRVVRGPAVTQQFGPGFANERPADASDIRVLTHGEAIFNVVEKKNGPVFRAIIPYTATSQGLPHCLQCHAVNEGTVLGAISIDIPQGEVKRQAIFATAIISLSVFLVALLMLLALGRLLRPLMDTADAVSHVVNDAVRGSFSGRVKQHSSDEVGEIAGNVNRLMEFLDEHLTTIGRRVGDLMGQHQQSAGNQLVATTEMVESLVEASQFKQAIEEDQNKHEVYMRLGNMLSEKYDFSLFSIYEVASSKNRMLPIVVDGEMNAPCRWCDQQILIDAGACRAKRTGHEVNAVDFPGLCTMFRDDGKEEKHTHICLPIIQSGTVGCVVQMVIPADQAQLARLLVPYIAVYLRETAPVLEGKRLMEHLKESSLRDAMTGLYNRRFLEEYVTPLVATNQRRQSVFSILMLDLDYFKQVNDTFGHEAGDKVLKALADILQKSVRSSDMLVRYGGEEFVIVLVDTSAEMALQVAEKIRAKVEETKIPLPGTVLQKTISIGVAEFPTDADTFWQVIKYADVALYEAKSRGRNRVERFTPDMWKETGESY encoded by the coding sequence ATGAGACTTCACACCAAAACCCTGGTATTTTTCTCCATTTTGATGGGTTCATTGGTACTGGTTCTCGGCGCCATCAGCCTGTACTCCTTTCAGCGATTCTCCCTCTATACCGCCGAACGGCATGCCAGATCTGTGGCGGATTCCGTGAAAGTCGGCCTGACCGAGAGCATGGTCAACGGCACCATCGGCAAGCGTCCGCAATTTCTCGACCGGCTGGCGACCGTACCCGGCGTTGAGAGCGTACGCGTGGTGCGCGGACCGGCGGTGACCCAGCAGTTTGGCCCGGGTTTCGCCAACGAACGCCCGGCCGACGCATCGGATATCCGCGTGCTCACCCACGGCGAGGCGATATTCAACGTGGTTGAGAAAAAGAACGGCCCGGTGTTTCGCGCCATCATTCCCTACACCGCCACCAGTCAGGGCTTGCCACACTGCCTGCAGTGCCACGCGGTCAACGAGGGCACGGTGCTGGGCGCGATTTCCATCGACATCCCCCAAGGCGAAGTCAAGCGGCAGGCCATTTTTGCCACCGCCATCATCAGCCTGTCGGTTTTTCTGGTCGCCCTGCTGATGCTGCTGGCGCTGGGGCGGCTGCTTCGGCCGCTGATGGACACCGCCGACGCGGTCAGCCATGTCGTTAACGATGCGGTAAGAGGAAGTTTCAGCGGCCGCGTCAAACAGCACAGTTCCGACGAGGTGGGCGAAATCGCCGGCAATGTCAATCGCCTGATGGAATTCCTGGACGAACACCTCACTACCATCGGCCGGCGGGTGGGGGACCTGATGGGGCAACATCAGCAGAGCGCCGGCAACCAGCTCGTCGCCACCACCGAAATGGTGGAAAGCCTGGTGGAGGCTTCACAGTTCAAGCAGGCGATCGAAGAAGACCAGAACAAGCATGAAGTCTACATGCGCCTCGGCAACATGTTGTCCGAGAAATACGACTTCAGCCTTTTTTCCATCTACGAGGTAGCATCGAGCAAGAACCGCATGCTGCCGATTGTCGTGGATGGCGAGATGAACGCCCCGTGCCGCTGGTGCGACCAGCAGATTCTGATCGATGCCGGCGCCTGCCGCGCAAAACGTACCGGCCACGAGGTCAACGCGGTCGATTTTCCCGGCTTGTGCACCATGTTCCGCGATGACGGCAAGGAAGAAAAGCACACCCATATCTGCCTGCCGATCATCCAGTCCGGTACGGTGGGCTGCGTGGTGCAGATGGTCATTCCCGCCGACCAGGCGCAACTCGCGCGACTGCTGGTGCCATACATCGCCGTATACCTGCGGGAAACCGCACCAGTGCTCGAAGGCAAGCGCTTGATGGAACATCTGAAGGAAAGCTCGCTACGCGACGCCATGACCGGGCTGTATAACCGGCGCTTTCTCGAAGAGTATGTCACCCCCCTGGTGGCCACCAACCAGCGGCGGCAGAGCGTGTTTTCAATCCTCATGCTGGACCTGGATTACTTCAAGCAGGTCAACGACACGTTCGGCCACGAAGCCGGCGACAAGGTACTCAAGGCGCTGGCGGACATCCTGCAGAAAAGCGTGCGCAGTTCGGACATGCTGGTGCGCTACGGCGGCGAGGAGTTTGTCATCGTGCTGGTGGATACGTCCGCCGAAATGGCGCTGCAAGTGGCAGAGAAAATTCGTGCCAAGGTGGAGGAAACCAAGATCCCGCTGCCCGGCACGGTGCTGCAAAAGACCATTTCCATCGGTGTCGCAGAATTCCCGACCGACGCGGACACCTTCTGGCAAGTCATCAAATACGCCGACGTTGCCCTGTATGAAGCAAAGTCCCGTGGCCGCAACCGGGTCGAGCGATTTACGCCGGACATGTGGAAGGAAACCGGCGAGTCCTATTAA
- a CDS encoding Do family serine endopeptidase, which yields MRRLWLIFAQSATVALGVLFVVSLLRPELLPWRNAGNGSVLIQEVAPRTGTPKLTPLNIAAKKAMPSVVNVFTSKEVPAPSQQMLDDPIFRHFFGDRPDAQPQRQSSLGSGVIVSREGYILTNHHVVEAADEIEVALADGRTASAKVIGTDPETDLAVVKIDLPDLSAITFGRAENVQVGDVALAIGNPFGVGQTVTMGIISALGRSHLGINTYENFIQTDAAINPGNSGGALVDSNGDLIGINSAIFSRTGGSLGIGFAIPVSLAKQIMEQIIQNGGVTRGWIGVEVQDITPELAESFKLPFSSGTMIAGVLRGGPADLAGVKPGDILQEVNGKPVKDSAAMLNQISALQPGKMAALKIQRNKADMMLQVNVGKRPKMEQN from the coding sequence ATGCGTAGACTTTGGCTTATCTTCGCGCAAAGCGCAACAGTCGCTCTCGGCGTACTGTTCGTCGTTTCGCTGTTGCGCCCTGAACTCCTGCCCTGGCGTAACGCTGGCAACGGCAGCGTACTGATTCAGGAAGTCGCCCCGCGCACCGGCACGCCAAAACTTACACCGCTCAACATCGCGGCGAAGAAAGCCATGCCATCGGTGGTCAATGTATTCACCAGCAAGGAAGTTCCCGCTCCGAGTCAGCAAATGCTGGACGACCCGATTTTTCGCCATTTCTTCGGCGACCGCCCGGATGCACAACCACAACGCCAGTCCAGTCTGGGCTCGGGGGTCATCGTCAGCCGCGAGGGCTATATCCTGACCAATCACCACGTCGTGGAAGCGGCAGACGAAATCGAAGTCGCCCTTGCCGACGGCCGCACTGCCTCGGCCAAGGTCATCGGCACTGATCCGGAAACCGATCTTGCCGTGGTAAAAATCGACCTTCCCGATCTTTCCGCCATTACCTTCGGGCGCGCGGAAAACGTTCAGGTGGGCGATGTCGCGCTGGCCATCGGCAACCCCTTCGGCGTCGGCCAGACCGTCACCATGGGCATCATCAGCGCGCTGGGCCGCAGCCATCTCGGCATCAACACCTACGAAAATTTCATCCAGACCGATGCCGCCATCAATCCCGGCAACTCCGGCGGCGCACTGGTTGACAGCAATGGCGACCTGATCGGCATCAACAGCGCCATCTTCTCCAGGACCGGCGGTTCGCTCGGTATCGGCTTCGCCATACCGGTCAGCCTGGCGAAACAGATCATGGAACAGATCATTCAGAACGGCGGCGTGACCCGCGGCTGGATCGGGGTGGAAGTCCAGGACATCACGCCCGAACTGGCCGAATCCTTCAAACTGCCTTTTTCCAGCGGCACCATGATCGCCGGGGTATTGCGCGGCGGCCCGGCGGACTTGGCCGGGGTCAAGCCGGGAGATATTCTGCAGGAGGTCAACGGCAAGCCGGTAAAGGACTCCGCCGCCATGCTCAACCAGATTTCCGCCCTGCAACCGGGCAAAATGGCCGCACTCAAAATTCAGCGCAACAAGGCTGATATGATGCTGCAAGTCAACGTGGGCAAGCGCCCCAAGATGGAGCAAAATTGA
- a CDS encoding Nif3-like dinuclear metal center hexameric protein, translating into MILKELERYIGQLLDVSSFHDYCPNGLQVEGRAEIGKIVTGVSASLDVLQAASAAGADAVLVHHGYFWKNESPQITGIKRARVAYLIEHGMSLLAYHLPLDAHPALGNNAQLAQLLGFQPEERFGDQNIAAAGRLVQPMSLQRLSGMIEEKLQRQPLVIGDDAAIVRRIAWCSGAAQDYLEEAIDLGVDAFLTGEVSERTVHLARESGVAFIAAGHHATERYGVQALGAHLAQQLGLKHQFIDIENPV; encoded by the coding sequence ATGATATTGAAGGAACTGGAACGTTATATCGGGCAATTGCTGGACGTTTCCAGCTTTCACGATTATTGCCCAAACGGCCTGCAAGTGGAAGGCCGCGCCGAAATCGGAAAAATTGTTACTGGCGTCAGCGCCAGCCTGGATGTGCTGCAGGCTGCGAGCGCCGCAGGGGCGGACGCGGTGCTGGTGCATCACGGCTATTTCTGGAAAAACGAAAGTCCGCAGATAACCGGCATCAAGCGCGCCCGCGTCGCGTACCTGATCGAGCACGGCATGAGCCTGCTGGCCTACCATCTGCCTCTGGACGCCCATCCGGCACTGGGCAACAACGCACAGCTGGCGCAATTGCTGGGTTTCCAGCCGGAGGAGCGTTTCGGCGACCAGAATATTGCCGCTGCGGGGCGCCTGGTTCAACCCATGTCGTTGCAGCGCTTGTCCGGGATGATCGAGGAGAAGCTGCAGCGTCAACCGCTGGTGATCGGCGACGACGCCGCGATTGTCCGGCGCATCGCCTGGTGCAGCGGTGCGGCGCAGGATTACCTGGAGGAAGCCATCGACCTTGGCGTGGATGCCTTTTTGACCGGGGAAGTGTCCGAACGCACCGTCCATCTGGCACGAGAATCGGGCGTAGCGTTCATCGCCGCCGGGCACCACGCCACGGAACGTTATGGGGTGCAGGCGCTGGGGGCGCATCTGGCGCAGCAACTCGGGCTGAAGCACCAGTTCATCGATATTGAAAATCCGGTGTAA
- a CDS encoding sigma-54-dependent transcriptional regulator: MQQTKPSLLIVDDDPLITDTLHFVLGKSFEVYVADSREQAASLLRQLDQPPQLALVDLGLPPLPHRPDEGFKLIGELLARAPEIKIVVLSGQNDDANARHARTLGAVEFIAKPCEPQRIESLLLNALRMRDAEQESATETTRACDILGNSFNVEKLRQQISQFADAPFPVLIEGESGSGKELVAGCLHRLSARVRKPFLALNCAAISPTLVEPTLFGYSKGAFTGAVTARSGYFEDASDGTLFLDEIGELPVELQAKLLRVLENGEFQRVGETQTRHSNARIIAATNRDLRQEIKAGNFRADLYHRLSVFTISVPPLRDMGEDKALLLGHFRDFYMRQSRAEPFVLTPAAQQMWQVYPFPGNVRELRNIVIRLVTKYAGQAVTREQLQAELDTEADALPELVMPNDARAMQELAKKHLQLHANFSLDQTLKLWEQSYVEAALKLTHGNLSQAAKLLGVNRTTLYSRMQTYSNLESYQ, translated from the coding sequence ATGCAGCAAACCAAACCCAGCCTGTTGATCGTTGACGACGACCCCCTGATTACCGATACCCTGCATTTCGTGCTCGGCAAGAGTTTCGAGGTCTACGTAGCGGATTCCCGCGAGCAGGCGGCCAGCCTGTTGCGCCAGTTGGACCAGCCGCCACAACTGGCGCTGGTGGACCTCGGCTTGCCGCCCTTGCCGCATCGCCCCGACGAAGGCTTCAAGCTGATCGGCGAACTACTGGCGCGCGCGCCGGAGATCAAGATCGTCGTGCTTTCCGGCCAGAACGACGATGCCAACGCCCGCCACGCCCGTACCCTGGGCGCGGTTGAGTTCATCGCCAAGCCATGCGAACCGCAGCGGATCGAATCGCTCCTGCTCAACGCCTTGCGCATGCGCGATGCGGAGCAGGAAAGCGCAACGGAAACAACGCGTGCCTGCGATATCCTCGGCAACAGCTTCAATGTCGAAAAACTGCGCCAGCAAATCAGCCAGTTTGCCGATGCGCCTTTCCCCGTGTTGATCGAGGGCGAATCCGGCAGCGGCAAGGAACTGGTGGCGGGATGCCTGCACCGCCTCAGCGCACGCGTCAGGAAGCCCTTCCTGGCGCTCAATTGCGCCGCGATTTCCCCGACCCTGGTCGAACCGACCTTGTTCGGCTACAGCAAAGGCGCGTTTACCGGCGCCGTCACCGCGCGCTCGGGCTATTTCGAGGATGCCAGCGACGGTACCCTGTTTCTCGACGAAATCGGCGAACTGCCGGTGGAGTTGCAGGCCAAGCTGCTGCGCGTGCTGGAAAACGGCGAGTTTCAGCGCGTCGGCGAAACCCAGACGCGGCACAGCAACGCGCGCATCATTGCAGCGACCAACCGCGATTTGCGCCAGGAAATCAAGGCCGGGAACTTCCGCGCCGACCTTTATCACCGTCTCAGCGTCTTCACTATCAGCGTGCCGCCGTTGCGCGATATGGGCGAGGACAAGGCGCTGCTGCTGGGGCATTTCCGCGATTTCTACATGCGCCAAAGCCGTGCCGAGCCGTTCGTGCTCACCCCGGCGGCGCAACAGATGTGGCAGGTTTATCCTTTCCCCGGCAACGTGCGCGAGTTGCGCAATATCGTGATCCGGCTGGTCACCAAGTATGCCGGCCAGGCCGTGACGCGCGAGCAACTGCAGGCCGAACTGGATACCGAGGCCGATGCCTTGCCGGAACTGGTCATGCCCAACGACGCGCGGGCCATGCAGGAGTTGGCGAAAAAGCATCTGCAGCTCCATGCCAATTTCAGCCTCGACCAGACCTTGAAGCTATGGGAGCAGAGTTACGTCGAAGCCGCGCTCAAGCTGACTCACGGCAATCTGAGCCAGGCGGCGAAATTGTTGGGAGTAAATCGCACCACCCTGTATAGCCGGATGCAGACCTATAGCAATCTGGAGTCCTACCAGTAA
- a CDS encoding ExeA family protein, which translates to MYLAHFGLSQPPFKITAHTEFFYTGGNRGAILDALIYAIRQGEGIIKVSGEVGSGKTMLCRMLQERLPAEVETVYLANPSVSPDEILHAIAFEMQLSLPREASRLEVMQALQDYLLERHAQGKQVVVFVEEAQGMPLATLEEIRLLSNLETQHYKLLQIVLFGQPELDRNLNSPEIRQLKERITHSFALKPLTAAEIRDYLMFRLRAADYHGPDLFGPAVIKLIARASKGLTRRVNIIADKTLLAAFSENTHTLTVKHVRAAIEDSDFDLHAGVFPWQKMAAAAALLILGSGVGAGLHAIFQAPPAKPSAAPVATAVPVAPVARPALAPNEVAPGQQQKAHDADMVAQRLAATESWLATQSPATSSIQLMVSNDLRQLRYHLGKISHEIEMEQIFVYRSKVNGQPAWTVLYGSFPSRGKTAAAIDALPESLKVYRPYLRTVQGVRAEIRQNQ; encoded by the coding sequence ATGTATCTTGCCCATTTCGGCCTGTCCCAGCCGCCCTTCAAAATTACCGCGCATACCGAGTTTTTCTACACCGGCGGAAATCGCGGCGCGATCCTCGATGCCCTGATCTATGCCATTCGTCAGGGCGAAGGCATCATCAAGGTGAGCGGCGAGGTCGGCAGCGGCAAAACCATGTTGTGCCGCATGCTGCAGGAGCGCTTGCCGGCCGAGGTGGAGACTGTCTATCTCGCCAATCCCAGCGTGTCGCCGGACGAGATACTGCACGCCATCGCCTTCGAGATGCAGCTCTCGCTGCCGCGCGAGGCGTCGCGGCTGGAAGTCATGCAGGCGCTGCAGGATTACCTGCTGGAGCGCCATGCCCAGGGCAAACAGGTGGTGGTTTTCGTGGAAGAGGCGCAAGGCATGCCGCTCGCCACGCTGGAGGAGATCCGCCTGCTCTCCAACCTGGAAACCCAGCATTACAAGCTGTTGCAGATCGTGCTGTTCGGCCAGCCGGAACTCGACCGCAACCTGAACTCGCCGGAAATTCGCCAGCTCAAGGAGCGGATCACGCACAGTTTTGCCCTCAAGCCGCTGACCGCGGCCGAAATCAGGGATTACCTGATGTTTCGCCTGCGGGCTGCGGATTACCATGGCCCGGATTTGTTCGGCCCCGCGGTGATCAAGTTGATCGCGCGGGCATCCAAGGGTTTGACCCGCCGCGTCAACATCATTGCCGACAAGACCTTGCTTGCCGCTTTCTCTGAAAATACCCATACGCTCACGGTAAAGCATGTTCGTGCGGCGATAGAAGACAGCGATTTCGATTTGCATGCTGGCGTCTTCCCCTGGCAGAAAATGGCTGCTGCTGCGGCCTTGCTTATACTGGGAAGTGGTGTCGGCGCTGGCTTGCACGCTATTTTCCAGGCGCCGCCCGCCAAACCGTCAGCGGCACCAGTCGCGACGGCAGTGCCGGTTGCGCCCGTTGCGCGCCCGGCGCTTGCGCCGAACGAGGTGGCGCCAGGCCAGCAGCAGAAGGCGCACGATGCCGACATGGTGGCGCAGCGTCTGGCCGCGACGGAAAGCTGGCTGGCAACCCAGAGCCCGGCAACCAGCAGCATCCAGTTGATGGTGTCGAATGATCTGCGGCAATTGCGCTATCACCTCGGGAAGATCAGCCACGAGATTGAAATGGAGCAGATTTTTGTGTACCGTTCAAAAGTGAACGGGCAGCCCGCGTGGACGGTTCTTTACGGTAGTTTTCCCAGTAGGGGGAAAACGGCTGCGGCGATTGACGCCCTGCCGGAATCACTCAAGGTTTACCGGCCCTACCTGCGCACGGTTCAGGGAGTAAGGGCCGAGATCAGGCAGAATCAATGA